The window GGCTCGCGGCGGCGGGGCGCGCCAGCCATAGCCGGGGCCGTCATAATAAGCCTGCTGGATCAGGACGCCGGCCTCCGCCTTGCTGGGCGATGCCGCGCTGATCCCGAGCGCAGCAGCAGCGATGAGGCCGGCAGAAGCGAGGGTACGAAACATCTTGATGTCTCCTCTTGCCGGAGCAGGAAGGCTTCCCGCTCTGGCAAGCACCATCGCGCAGCCAGGCTGAACCGGTTTTGAGCGGGATGTTCAGCAGGCGTTTATGTCAGCGCCCAGCCAGCGCGTCCCGCTTCATCAGCAGGGACGCCCCGATCACCGCGACCGCCACCGCTGCGATCATGATCGTGCAGGCGGCGTTGATCTCGGGCGTGACGCCGAGGCGAATCGCCGAATAGAGCCGCATCGGCAGCGTCGTCGCGCCAGGCCCGGTGGTGAAGCTCGCGATGACGAGATCGTCGAGCGAGAGCGTGAAGGCCAGCATCCATGCGGCGGCGATCGCCGGCCAGATCAGCGGTAGCGTCACCGTCGCAAACGTTTCGAACGGGGTCGCACCGAGATCGCGGGCGGCTTCCTCCAGCGAACGGTCGAAGCCGGCGAGCCTGGCCTGCACGACGATGCAGGCGAAGCCGAGACTGAAGGTCGCGTGGGCGATGATCACGGTCCAATAGCCGCGCTCGACATCGCCGGCGACGAAGAGCAGCAGCAGCGACAGGCCGGTGATCACCTCCGGCATCACCAAGGGCGCCATCACCATGCCTGAGAACAGGGTGCGGCCCACGAAGACCAGGTAGCGCGTCAGCGCCAGTGCCGCCAGCGTGCCGAGTATCGTCGCCAGCGTCGCCGAGACCAGCGCGACACGGATCGTCAGCCAGGCCGCATCGAGCAGCGGTTGGTTGTTCAGCAGCGCACCGTACCAGTGCGTCGAGAAGCCACCCCAGACAGTCACCAGCCGCGAGGCATTGAAGGAATAGGCGACCAGCGCGATGATCGGCAGATAAAGGAAAGCAAAGCCGGCGACGAGCGCAGCGAGATGGAAGGCTCCAAAGCGCCTCATCGCACGCTGGCCTCCCCTTGTCCGCGCGCCCGCTGCAGCAGCATCAGCGGCAGGACGAGGACGACGAGCAGCACGATCGCCACCGCCGAGGCCAGCGGCCAGTCGCGATTGGAGAAGAACTCGTTCCAGAGCACCTTGCCGACCATCAGCGTGTCGGAACCGCCGAGCAGATCAGGGATGACGAACTCGCCGATCGCCGGGATGAAGACCAGGGCCGAGCCGGCGAGGATGCCGGGAATCGAAAGCGGCAAGGTCACGGTCAGGAAGGTGGTCAGCGGCGTCGCGCCAAGATCGGACGCCGCCTCCAGCAAGGTGCCGTCGAGCTTCTGCAGCGTCGAGAACAGCGGCAGCACCATGAAGGGCAGATAGGAATAGACCATGCCGATCAGCACGGCGGCATCGGTGTTGAGCAGGCGCAGAGGCTCAGTTGTCAGCCCGATCCCCATCAGCGCCATGTCGAGCAACCCGTCCGGCCGCAGGATGCCGATCCAAGCGTAGACGCGGATCAGGAACGAGGTCCAGAACGGCAGGATGACGAGGACGAGCAGGATGCCCTGCCAGCGCTTGGGCGCCAGCGCCATTGCATAGGCGAGCGGGTAGCCGATCGCGAGCGCGATCAGCGTCGTCAGCGCTGCGATACGCAGCGAGGAAAGATAGCTCTGCCAATAGAGCGGATCGTCGCCGAGCAGGCGGAAATTCTCGAAATCGAGCGCAACCAGGAACTCGCCGAGCTGGCTGATGCCGGGGAAATGCGGTGCATAGGGCGGCTGGTCGGTCGCGGCGTCGGAGAGTGCGATCCTGAGCACGATGACGAAGGGCGCGAGGAAAAAAGCGACAAGCCAAAGATAAGGGATGGCCGCGACCAGCAGGCCTCGCCCGGTCCCGCTGCTTCGGGGAACCGGCGTGCTCACGACGCCAGCACCATGCCGGCCTCGACGTCCCAGGAGAGCCAGACCTTGTCTTCCCAGGCGAAAGGTCGCTCGATGCGCCGCGTGCGGTTGGTCAGCGAGACCTTGAAGAGCTTGCCCTCGTCGCCGCCGACCATGACCTGGACCATGGTCATGTCGCCGAGATAGCCGATGTCCCAGATCTCGCCGGCGACCTTGTTGACGCCCTGCTGCGGCTCGTCATGGCTGAGTACGATCTTCTCAGGGCGCAGGCCGACGGTGAGCGCATCCCCCGGCCGGCAGCTTGGGGCATCCTCGTCGAGCTCGATCACACCAACGGGAAGGCTCTCCAACGTGACGAGATCGCCGTCGACAGCTGTCACCCTGGCCTCGATCAGGTTGATGTCGCCGACGAACTCCGCGACGAAGCGGCTCGACGGCGCCTCGTAGATCAGGTCGGGTGGCGCGATCTGGAGCAGCCGGCCATGGTCCATCACCGCCATGCGGTCGGCCATGGTCATGGCCTCGTCCTGATCGTGCGTGACGACCATGAAGGTCAAACCGAGATCGGCCTGCAGGTCCATCAGCTCATATTGCGTCTCTTCGCGCAGTTTCTTGTCGAGCGCGCCCAGGGGCTCGTCGAGCAGGAGCAGCTTGGGCTGCTTGA is drawn from Bosea sp. Tri-49 and contains these coding sequences:
- a CDS encoding ABC transporter permease; translated protein: MRRFGAFHLAALVAGFAFLYLPIIALVAYSFNASRLVTVWGGFSTHWYGALLNNQPLLDAAWLTIRVALVSATLATILGTLAALALTRYLVFVGRTLFSGMVMAPLVMPEVITGLSLLLLFVAGDVERGYWTVIIAHATFSLGFACIVVQARLAGFDRSLEEAARDLGATPFETFATVTLPLIWPAIAAAWMLAFTLSLDDLVIASFTTGPGATTLPMRLYSAIRLGVTPEINAACTIMIAAVAVAVIGASLLMKRDALAGR
- a CDS encoding ABC transporter permease, which codes for MSTPVPRSSGTGRGLLVAAIPYLWLVAFFLAPFVIVLRIALSDAATDQPPYAPHFPGISQLGEFLVALDFENFRLLGDDPLYWQSYLSSLRIAALTTLIALAIGYPLAYAMALAPKRWQGILLVLVILPFWTSFLIRVYAWIGILRPDGLLDMALMGIGLTTEPLRLLNTDAAVLIGMVYSYLPFMVLPLFSTLQKLDGTLLEAASDLGATPLTTFLTVTLPLSIPGILAGSALVFIPAIGEFVIPDLLGGSDTLMVGKVLWNEFFSNRDWPLASAVAIVLLVVLVLPLMLLQRARGQGEASVR
- a CDS encoding ABC transporter ATP-binding protein; this translates as MNRDPSRPEAGGRRASPGSVRRDFQPWNDPAAKPLVEFRNVTKRFGAVVAVDRLSLSIHHREFFALLGPSGCGKTTLMRMLAGFEQPDEGEILLDGVDITAVPPHKRPVNMMFQSYALFPHMSVGDNIAYGLKRDGLPKMEIAARVDAMLGRVRLVGLEKRWPDQLSGGQRQRVALARALVKQPKLLLLDEPLGALDKKLREETQYELMDLQADLGLTFMVVTHDQDEAMTMADRMAVMDHGRLLQIAPPDLIYEAPSSRFVAEFVGDINLIEARVTAVDGDLVTLESLPVGVIELDEDAPSCRPGDALTVGLRPEKIVLSHDEPQQGVNKVAGEIWDIGYLGDMTMVQVMVGGDEGKLFKVSLTNRTRRIERPFAWEDKVWLSWDVEAGMVLAS